One segment of Salvia splendens isolate huo1 chromosome 20, SspV2, whole genome shotgun sequence DNA contains the following:
- the LOC121780760 gene encoding uncharacterized protein LOC121780760, with protein sequence MITTSSHCLSFSSNKIYNPNLATLHCHSKYNCIGNVSIAAFSSFASAETPKWDGRTACQSSNGNPNNLATGKKIKEEEEVEGAEVDRETEVVLGERTVKCEVEVEVLSWRERRIRAEIPVNADVESVWSALTDYERLADFIPNLVKSGRIPCPYPGRIWLEQRGLQRALYWHIEARVVLDLQELVNSENNRVLHFSMVDGDFKKFEGKWSVKSQKGSPTATLGYEVNVIPRFNFPAIFLERIIRSDLPVNLLALACRSECSFEGNQSVVSLNTLPSQALHLGGEETEVASALNNKDKDIKENFVKAAFGPLSPSTGELTSNWGIFGKSCPLDRPCLVDEVHLRRFDGLLENGGVHRCVIASITVKAPVREVWNILTAYERLPEFVPNLAISKILSRESNKVRICQEGCKGLLYMVLHARVILDLCEHFEQEIRFEQVEGDFDSFRGKWILEKLGSHHTLLKYSVESKMHKNSFLSEAIMEEVIYEDLPSNLCAIRDYMEKRENENNQEAVSNDSCDEGEKATEKNCSSFKCSPEAVDYDSVSSSNRQRPKVPGLQRNIEVLKSELLNFISEHGQEGFMPMRKQLRKHGRVDIEKAITRMGGFRRIASLMDLSLAYKQRKPKGYWDNLENLRDEIKRFQRNWGMDPSYMPSRKSFERAGRYDIARALEKWGGLHEVSRLLSLKVRHPRERKAESLVCNDVNGQEKIPTKAYVSQAAHEWLHKFKDFDINWVE encoded by the exons ATGATCACCACTTCATCACACTGTTTAAGCTTTTCTTCCAACAAAATCTACAATCCAAACCTCGCCACATTGCATTGCCACAGCAAGTATAACTGCATAGGCAACGTCAGCATAGCCGCTTTCTCTTCATTCGCTAGTGCAGAGACGCCAAAATGGGACGGTAGGACCGCTTGTCAATCTTCCAATGGGAACCCTAACAATCTCGCAACCGGGAAGAAAATcaaggaggaggaagaggtggAAGGAGCTGAAGTAGATCGAGAAACCGAGGTGGTTCTAGGAGAGCGGACGGTCAAGTGTGAAGTGGAAGTGGAAGTGCTGTCGTGGAGAGAACGCAGAATCAGAGCTGAGATTCCAGTTAATGCTGATGTTGAATCGGTTTGGTCTGCTCTCACTGACTACGAAAGGCTCGCTGATTTCATCCCCAATCTTGTTAAAAG TGGGAGAATTCCTTGTCCATATCCGGGGAGGATATGGTTGGAGCAGAGAGGGTTGCAGAGAGCTCTGTATTGGCATATAGAAGCTCGGGTCGTGTTGGATCTTCAAGAACTTGTCAACTCT GAGAATAACCGTGTGCTGCACTTCTCTATGGTTGATGGAGATTTCAAGAAATTCGAAGGCAAATGGTCAGTGAAGTCTCAGAAAGG GTCACCAACAGCCACCTTGGGTTATGAAGTGAATGTTATACCTAGGTTCAACTTCCCAGCAATATTTCTGGAGAGGATTATCAGATCAGATCTTCCTGTAAATCTCCTAGCTTTAGCATGCCGATCTGAATGCAGCTTCGAAGGAAACCAGAGTGTAGTCTCTTTAAACACATTACCTTCACAAGCACTTCACCTTGGAGGTGAGGAGACTGAAGTTGCAAGTGCATTGAACAACAAAGACAAAGATATCAAGGAAAACTTTGTCAAAGCTGCTTTTGGTCCTTTGTCTCCTTCGACTGGAGAGTTGACCAGTAATTGGGGAATATTTGGAAAATCTTGTCCGCTTGACAGGCCGTGCTTGGTAGATGAAGTTCATCTCCGTAGATTTGATGGATTATTG GAAAATGGGGGTGTTCATAGATGTGTTATTGCAAGCATAACAGTAAAAGCTCCTGTTCGTGAAGTCTGGAATATTCTCACAGCTTATGAAAGACTTCCCGA GTTTGTTCCTAATTTAGCTATAAGCAAGATCTTATCTCGAGAAAGCAATAAAGTCCGCATTTGTCAG GAAGGATGCAAGGGTCTGTTGTATATGGTTCTCCATGCTCGTGTCATCCTCGATTTATGTGAGCATTTTGAACAAGAGATCAGATTTGAGCAGGTTGAAGGAGACTTTGATTCATTTCGAGGGAAATGGATCCTAGAGAAACTAGGCAGCCATCACACGCTGTTGAAGTATTCAGTGGAGTCGAAAATGCATAAGAACTCCTTTCTTTCCGAAGCTATCATGGAAGAG GTCATTTATGAGGATCTTCCTTCAAACTTATGTGCTATTCGAGATTACATGGAAAAAAGAGAAAACGAAAATAATCAGGAGGCCGTTAGTAATGACAGTTGTGACGAGGGAGAGAAAGCTACAGAAAAGAACTGTAGCTCCTTCAAATGCAGTCCAGAGGCCGTAGACTATGATAGTGTCTCAAGCTCAAACAGACAAAGGCCAAAGGTCCCTGGCCTGCAGAGAAACATTGAGGTTCTTAAATCCGAGCTCTTAAACTTCATTTCTGAGCATGGACAGGAAGGTTTCATGCCTATGAGAAAGCAGCTAAGGAAGCATGGGCGAGTGGATATTGAGAAGGCCATTACACGCATGGGTGGATTTAGGAGAATCGCGTCATTGATGGATCTGTCCCTTGCATACAAACAACGCAAACCCAAGGGTTATTGGGATAATCTTGAAAACTTGCGAGATGAG ATTAAACGATTCCAAAGGAATTGGGGTATGGATCCATCTTACATGCCCAGCAGAAAATCCTTCGAACGTGCAG GGCGCTACGACATAGCTCGTGCTCTGGAGAAATGGGGAGGGCTGCACGAGGTGTCCCGTCTCCTGTCACTCAAGGTGAGGCACCCAAGAGAGAGGAAAGCCGAGTCTTTGGTGTGCAACGATGTAAATGGACAGGAGAAGATACCTACAAAAGCCTACGTTTCGCAAGCTGCACACGAGTGGCTACACAAGTTCAAGGACTTTGACATAAACTGGGTAGAATGA